In Dermacentor andersoni chromosome 11, qqDerAnde1_hic_scaffold, whole genome shotgun sequence, the sequence catacttccacacatgataAGGTGCATTcaagtcccctccaataagcaaCGGCGCATCCTTAGccagactggttgacttggtaAAGAGCGATTTGAAACTGCTTCGTGTCCCGGGCgctactgtacaggttaagcaggtaaacgctcctCTGACATGACCCTTGCCGACCTAAAATTACCTCCACCATAGtatattcaatcttgcaatccgccatgtgaagatcatgtcTAATATACGCCAACCTCCTATTAATGGGAGTTGTCAGTCCTCTGCCCTGTTCATTATCCTTGACCTCCGCTTTGAAATCCGTTAAGGTCACGTCAGacgtcagtgtttcctgtaacatgataACTTCAGGTTTCACATCATGCGTTCTAAAAACTGCTGCAGAAACACCTTCTTATGATTGAActccctacaattccactgccaaatagaAAATGGACTATTTAATAGAGCCAGCTTGACCACGGAAATTCGGTGAACTAGTTTTGAAATCAAGTCCACTCGGCAACTTACCCTGCTGGGCTAGCGACGGAGTGCACTCCCGCTCCAAAGCAGGGACCACCGTCTCGTTTAGATATATCTCAATTTTGCCTAATCTCTCATCCGTGATATTTTCCCGCTCTTCTATCCGCTCCAGTTTACCAACTATCTGATTTACAATTTCTTGCCATGTCGCCATCATTGGTTTAATCTCGGAACCGATTTTGCCCTGTCGCACCGTCGAGGATAGGGCCCTCTTTTTCGGAGCAAGCGTCTCTTCGTCAGCCATGTTCTCTCCTGCGACCTCCACAGACCTCCGTATTTCCACCGAGTCATCATGTTTCCTAGCCTGTCCTAAGCTGCCGCTGTTACCGGAAGGTACGCTGTTCCTAAGTTCAGCTATCTGTTTGATGAGCCCGTCAATGGCTGCTTTTAAGCTACGATTCTCTCTCTCTAATTGCGCAATCCTATCCCTATTACCGTCCACATGCTCCTGGCGCTGCTCACGCGCGCGGCCGGCGCTGATGCCGCCCTTGACCTTGTCAGCACAGGTGGTCTGGCCTCCAGCTGTGCCGCCGCCTCTACCAGCTGCAGGAAAGCGCACCCGCGCCTCCCTAGAAATGGAGTGACTCCTGGTGGTCGGAGTCTCAGACGACGGCCGCTGCCTCGACCTGAAACGGCTCCTAGAGCGCGAGCGCCCCTTAGAGCGTTGGCGGGCGCTCACCAACTGCACCATCTCGGCAGCCTCCTGTCCCGCCGTTAGCTCCGCCCTGGCTCTCTCCTGTCGTCGAGCACGCACAATGTGGGGAATCTGGTAtccttgtctgcattgtttatccGCGGTCAGGTGTCGGCCGCCACAAAGCTTGCAACAAGGCACATGGTTGTGATCCTCTTCAGGGTTCCGAGCGCCACATCCTCGGCATTCAAAACAATAGGGCGCCGGACAGACATCCGCGCGATGCCCAATCTTGCCACACACATAACATACATCCAACTTCTTCGATACAGGAAACACCGGATCAGGGTTGACCCATATCTTAGAAAATTCGGCACTTTTAACCGGTCGAAAACAGTGATAACTGATCCTGTATTCTTGATTCGTTTGACCGCCATAGCCAGCGGATTGCGATCGTTAACAATGTTCCGCTCAAGTGTCACCGGGCCATCCATAATGTCCACATTGCGAATGACCCCGTTACACGTAGTGTGTGGGGCCGTCTCGTACGCACTGACTTCAAAATCCTTGTCTGCCAGGCTGATTGACCTGAGTCACATATTGCCCAGCGTTACTCCTTTCTGGCGTACTGGCCACCAAGATATTTTGCCTAAAGTTAGGGCAAATAACATCTTCCCTAATCTGCTCAATACTGAGGCCTGCCGCCTCTACGATTGTCTTGCCCACCGCTGTAGGGCTAACTTTCTCCAAATTCAGTCCACGCCGTGAGCGAATGACTCTTTTGATGTGTTCTTGTGGCATCGGTGGCATGCGCGAAGCCTTCACAATGCGATTTTTGATTGCCGAGCCTCCGCGCCGTTTACCTGTGCCCCTTCGTTCAGGCATCTCGCTTTGTGAACCGCCATCATCCAATCCAGGCCTTGTCGTCACTCTAGATTTTCGGCTGGATACTGTCCGCCATCCCAGGTCTTCAGTAAAGTCCTCCGCCAGGATCACTTCCCCTTCAACGTGCATTGCTGCCATGCCAAACGCGCGAGTCCCGCCGTGCTAGGTCTACCTGAAGCTAGTTCTCGGCCAGCACGGCGTGAGCACAAAAGTTCCAATAAAGTCCAAACAAGGGGTGACCTACCTCAATATTACGTATCCGCTGAATCCTCTCGTCTTCATGGATCCGATGATATCAAATTTGCACCACAAAACGACCAAAAAAGGCACGGAAGCTTCGAAAAGCAGGGACCCATAAACGCCCACAAGCCTCCATCGAACTTCGTCGTTGTCTCTCTGATCCGTTATAGTCCAGGTCGATTCGGCTCATAATTCGGTACGCGCTCCTTATTATTACAAGCACGTACGCGCCTCAGAGTAACTACGAATCTGTACCGCATAGCCGATCAGTGTTGCTTCACAGCTTTGACAAGGGTCTACATACAGCTTTAAAACATTGCATGGCGACGTCTGTCTTTCGCACTTTAAGAAATTCTCACTTGtaaaaccgaaaccgaaaccaaTAATATTTTTGTGGAATGTTCCTCCGAGAGCCCTATCGCCACTGCCATCAGCAGCAGAGCATTTTGTGCACGCTcacgcgaagacgacgacgaagtgttcgCTCGTACCATGGCTGAGCAGCCTTCAGGTAAGCATTGTGATGTatcgccaacttcatcgtcatcttcatcgtcgtgccttcatcggcactgccatggtcatcatgacacgtgagcagcggaacACACGGACGCAGGCTGCGATAATAAAGCTGCGGTGCTTGCGGCGTTATGTCTGACTGATGTCAGTGTTTTAAGCCTAGTGCGACATATCAGTGGCGACGAGTCCTAGCGTCGCTAGGTGAGAAGACCCGCGTCAGCATGAGTGCTGGACGGCCACCGGAATTTGCCGATGCAGAGGGTACGTGGCCTACGTATCGCGTTCGCCTAGAGGCGTACTTTGAGGCTCATAGCATCGTGGACCCAACGAAGAAGCGAGCGCTGCTCATCGCTTCGCTCACGGACAGTGCAGTGCGTGTGGTGCAGGGCCGGTGTCAACCAAAAAAGGTGAATGAACTGAGCTATGAGGAAGTCGTCGGGTACCTGGAAGATCACTATGCTCCGGAGGTCAACGAGATCGCTGCAAGTTATGCTTTCTTCATGCGTTCGCAACAAGACGGGGAAGCTGCTCAGGACTTCATTGCGGACATTCGACGCCTAGATGAGAAGTGTAACTTCGGCacgtcattggagcgcatgttgaGGGATCGAATCGTTTGCGCAGTGCTGGATGAAGACGTTCGGCGCCATTTACTGACGCGACGGAAGCTCACCTTAAAAGAGGCTGAAGACTTTGCTGTCTCGGCACAGAGGGCTGTTGAAAATGCCAGGAGCATGAACTCGGCGCACTCAGAAGTACATTTTGCCCGACAAAAGAGCCATTCCTCGAAGCGACGTCCCAAGCCGGAACAACGCGACGTGTGTGGAAGGTGTGGAGAATCGCATGCTGAGGACGAGTGCAAACACCTTCGCGCGGTGTGCCACCGGTGTGGAAAATGAGGACATCTACGTCGGATGTGCCTGTCTAGCACAAATAGTGACCGTCGGCAGGGATCTTATCCAGCAAGACAACGGCGCCAGGGTTCGTACGCCATGGCAGCCGGAGAGGACACAAGCTCGGACGACAACGACGCCTTGCACACGATTGCAGTTTCATTGGAATGGCTTCCATCCATTCCGTTTCCGAGTCGACGACGACTAAGACCATTTGTCCGTCCAACGGGCCTGCGAAATCTGCGTGCAGCCGGCTCCACCTTTCCCCGGTGGCTGGCCAGGCCAAAGGTATCTGTGCTGGTGGCATCGCTGAAGCCTGCGCACATGTGGAACATGAATTCACCAGTCGCTCTATGTCGGAATCCAGTCCCGGATACCAAAACAACGTTCTCGCTGTGGTTTTCATGGCTGTCATGCCGGGGTGTGTCTCGTGCAAAAGACGCAACACACGCCTTGCCGCCGCCAGGGGTAGAACAATGCGATGTCCCCAGTACACCAAATTATGGCTGACTGTAAGCTCTGTTCTTCTGTTGAAGTACGGCCGGAGATGCTCATGGCCCTGCGGAAGATATGACGGCCATCCCTGGGAAATCCATTTTTTAACCTGCAGAAGGCTGGTGTCTCGATTAGTCAGATGTTCAACCTCGCGGGCGCAAAGCGCTGTTTCCTCAAGAGAGTGGGCATACAAAACGTACTCGTCGGCAGCAAAGTCCCGCGGCTCCTCCATTACTGGCAAGGGCAACCGACTGAGTGCATCAGCATTGGAATGGTCACTGCCCTTCCGGTACTGCAATGTGTAGTTGTAGTTGCCAAGAAACAAGGCCCAACGCTGTATTCTTGCGGCCGCCATCGGTGGTATGGCTTTACCTGGATTGAATAAACCAGTAAGAGGCTTGTGGTCTGTTACTAAGACGAACTGATGTCCGTACAGGTAGTCTTTAAACCGGGCGACGCCGAATACCAgtgccaaagcttctttttctaactgcgagtaattgcgctcgctcTTGGTAAGTGTCCTGGACCGGAATCCGATGGGGTAGTCAACACCATTCACGCGGTGCGACAAAACGGCCCCAATGCCTACTGATGATGCATCGCACTCCAGCCGCAGTGGCTTATCCGGGTCGAAGTGAGCCAGAAACTTGGAAGCCACAATTGCCTGCTTAACTTGCTGAAATGCTTTCTCCTGTTCCTGGCTCCATTGCCACTTGACTCCTTTGGATAAGAGAGCATGTAGCGGAGCTAGCCTGGTGGCCAGATTGGGCAGCAACTTGCCATAGTAATTTATGAGACCGAGAACAGCTTTCAGCTCACTCACCAAGGTGGGCTTTGGGGCTTCAACAACGGCTTTGATATTGTCGTCCTTCGGTCGCAGACCCTTCGCGTCTATACGATGACCGAGAAATGTGACTTCGTCTTGCCGAAACTTGCACTTTCCCTTGTTCAGTCGGAGACCATACTCCCGCAGCCGCTGCAGCACGGTTTTGAGCCTAGATGAATCATGTTTTTTCTCGGCGATGATAATGTCATCCAGGTACACCTGCACTCCAGGAATATCCCCCAGCAGTCcgtccattcgcctttggaatatGGCTGGAGCAGAACTTACGCCAAACGGTAATCTGTTAAAACAAAAGAGACCCTTCTGGGTGTTGAGGACTGTTATCTTCTTTGCTTCCTCATCCAATGGCAACTGGTTGTAGGCTTGACGCAAATCCAAGGTCGTGAATACTTCGCCACCGTTTAACCTAGCAAAAATGTCGTCCACTCGAGGCAACGGGTATTGTTctaccacagtggccgcattcacaGTCATACGGAAGTCTCCACACAGTCGGAGGGACCCATCGCCCTTCAAAACGGGTACCACAGGGGTTGCAGGGCGGAACACACGGACGCAGGCTGCGGTGCTTGCGGCGTTATGTCTGACTGATGTCAGTGTTTTAAGCCTAGTGCGACATATCACATTGACTTTCACATtgtataatttttgaagtctccAGCATATGTCGCtgatattttttatatttatttcatactcgtaGCGTAGGCGGCATGCGAAATCTTGTAGGCCTAACCTGCATACTTTTTTTGTAGTGGCCCTTTGTTTACATGTCCACTTTTGACGCCATCAGGGCTTAGTGGTTATAAGTCGTGCGTTCGTCGTTGTAACCGTATTCTCTTTCATATTTTCTAGGTGCATCGATACCGGCGGCCTTATTTTATTCGTGCCATGGTAAACGCTCACGACGCTTGCAAGAATGCACGGATAGCCTTTTTGAAGAACTCGACAACGGTAATTTATCCGACGTGGAAGGCGAGTGCGACGAGCCTGACGGCAGCGGTGACGAGGGAGACGACGCGCTTGGAGCCCCGGCGGAGAGCAAGAGTGATAGTTCGGAAGCTGATTCGGAAGatgatagcacacgtgcaacGGCAAGTGGATGGACGAGAAAGCCTTTCAAGGTGCCAGAGACTATATTCAAAGGGCCAGCTCACGAAGACCTTCACATCGAAGGAGACCTACTTTCACCATTTGGTTATTTTAGCCGCTATGTCCCGAAGAGCGTCTTTACTGAGTTTGCTGAGAAAACAAATCAGTACTCGGTTTTTCAGTATGGCACGTGTGTAAGCACTGATGAAGATGAAATAAGCCGACTGGTGGCTCTCCGTTTGACAAtgggtgtattgaaatatccaaggTTGCGCCTATATTGGAAGCCAGATATGAGAACTGCTCTCATCGCATCATGTGAGATCTCGCGTAACCGCTTCGAGAAGCTGCGCAACACACTTCACATTGTGGATGTGAACAAGCCAGACATCAATGACAGACTCTGGAAGGTGAGACCTCTGCTCAAGAATTTTCAAGCAAGGTGCCACGATCTCGAGGTTGAGGAGCATCTGTGCATTGATGAGCAGATTGTTCCTTTCAAGGGCCGTTTGGACATCAAGCAATATGTGAAGGGCAAGCCTCACCCTTGGGGTGTGAAGGTATTTATGCTATGCGGCGAGTCCGGCCTGATTTATGATTTTCTGGTATACCAGGGCTCTACAACAAAGCTGAATGAGAGGGAAAAACAGcggtatggtgtgacaggtgcaACTGTTTCGCACCTGGCCGAGCGAATGCCGCCATTAGTTGGCCACAAGCTTTTTTTTGATAATTACTTTACTTCATTGCCCATGCTGCGCGCCCTGCGTGCACGAGAAATATTTGCAGCTGGTACTGTACGCATGAACAGGTGTGAAAAGTGCCCGCTCTTGAGTGAAAATCAACTAAAGAAAAGTGGTCGAGGGTCATCTGACAGTTTGGTCAGCAATGACGGCAAGATTGTTGTGACGCGGTGGCTGGGCAATCGCGCCGTAAATATGGCCTCGAATTTTATCGGTGTAGGAGAGGAGGAAACAGCACAGCGCTGGAGCAAGGTGGACAAATGTTTCATCGATGTGAAACGCCCAGCTGTAGTCGGAGCGTACAAGCGAAGCATGGGAGGCGTAGACAAAGCGGACTTCCTTCTTGCCTTGTACAGGACCACAATTCGGTCAAGAAAGTGGACTCTCAGAATGATTTTTCATTTTGTGAATCTTGCTGTTGTGAACTCTTGGTGAGAGTACAGACATGATGCCGATGTGCGAGGAGTCTCATCGAAAGAACAACTTGACCTCCTTGACTTCAATCTCAGTATCATTGATGCTCTTGCAAAGAAAGACAAGAAATGCAAGATAATGAAGCGTGGTAGGCCATCCTTGTCTCCACTAGAGCCCAGGAAGCAAGTTCGCTACACGGAGAATAGGCCTATAGAAGATGTGAGGTTCGACGAAGTTGGACATTGGCCAATTCACACCGACGCTAGGGCGCAGCGGTGTAAAATGGGCGGTTGCACAGGGAAACTTCGAGTTTTTTGTGAAAAGTGCAAGGTGCATCTGTGCTTGACAAAGTCCAAGAATTGCTTCAAGGACTTTCACACAAAGAAATAATCAATTTTGTGCTTATTTTTTGTTGTAAGACCCGCATGAAATAAAGTGAACATTTTTTTATTCCTACACCCATTGAGCCCTGATGTCCTTTTCTGAGGACATGATGCCAAATCGGTAATTACTTCACACACAAGCTTTATATTTTGTGAGCATGTTATTTGGACCTTCAATATGAAGAAAATGTAAGGGAAAAAAATCTGCGGTAAAAATAAAAATTCCAGGGCTGAAAGGGTTAAGTGTGCCGTACGCTCAACGACACagtgaacaatgcatcggcacgatgtaaaGCTTTGCCATTACAGTCATTCGAGAAGACACCTGACTTCCCAaggtatccccctgcgactatcagtATTTAATATGCTAGCGTCGCAAAAAAAATTGGAAGTGGCTTAGttcagctatgccaggatatacgtagcgcaAAGGTACGGTTATGCTTGGTTAATATCTTGCCTTGCTTGCTAACCTTAGCTTATCCGGCTATGGCCTTGTTCACAAATGTGTCCAAACGGATTGTTCACAAAGTCCGAGAGGAAGAGTGTAGACGCACTCGCACTTTCACCGAGTTTCATAGCATGTTCAGTGCACCGACGAGTCTTGGAATCGTCTGTGACACTCTATTGATCCTGCCGCTGTTGTTGGCAGGCCATAGCACGCCGTTGAGCTTCTTGGCGACGTCTTTTCgctaggcgttcttcgcgttGCTCCGGTGTCTCGACCGCCTGTTTTGCCTTGGCACGCTCGTTCTTTCGACGCTCGACGGTCAACTGCCAAGCGACAACCTCGGGGTCCGAAGAATTTAGGTTTTCCAGTCTCTTGCGCCGACTGGCAGCGGCTCGACGCTCCTTAACCTCCATGTCGAGCGCGCTGCATCAACCGTATCTCCCGCGCGTTTCCACGCACGGTGCgccctcctcgcgcatgcgcagtgccgcgcgGCACCGCAATCGCAaatgccatagagtttctcactataacacctagaaggaaatctggcgccaccatctatgggagtttcttaaggggaatgacggtatatgtgtctgcgaggctcgtgttggctggtgttgtaagaggcttcgtctaaaacgtggatatggctacacacataacacgttctcaaagtaaaatcttcataaaatgtttccattcacacaTATTACATCTTTAATCACCTACAAAGCATGaccaagtgaagaaaagcaagaacagacgaccaactgtttcaaagcgagcgcgaaccttgtcgtctatcctccaactttagcggcacgctgttactttttacgtaacatataatcgtacacgcaataacaagttcttatagttaaacaaaacatgttttcgattaataataaagctaagacagcttttcacgtgctgttttaatagaaaatgaatcattgtgacagacgaaaCGGTACTTGTCAAGCGcgtccgagaacgatgccaatccgaagtcacaatataccggcatccccatacataccacagcgcagcagcgccagatttccctctaggtaatgtagtgagaaactctatggtaaaTGCAGCAGCGGGTGCACACGGCGCCGGCGCGTCTGCGCAGACTGCGACGTCACATCTCCGGAATGCGCCGCAGtccaacgtttatagatatacTTCTATCTATAAACGTTACCGCAGTCGGCGGCGGCGAGGGCGACGCAGCTgcgcctctcgtgacgtcacgcggctctcgcgcatgcgcagtatggcagGCGCAGAAGCACGCGAAGCTCGGCCCCAATCCGCGTAGTGTAGCTTTACGCTACAAAAATACGCACCAAACTCGCCTCTGACAAGGCTTCCTCACCACCACTCCGTGCTCGCCACACATTCTGTCGAGTCTGTGCTGCTAGCCCGGCTAGGTACGGACGGAGCACACTACGTTCTCCctcgtagtacctaggcgaagacaAATCTCAAGGTCCGAAAGTCCCCGCATTTCCTTCTCGCAATCAGTGctcctcacgcatgcgcagatagAGCGATTAAATCCAATTTTGATGTTCTCGTAATGATggcaagtacatggatttgtccgaTCTTCGCGCTTGgggattcaaacgttcttgtggctttatattgcgctatataaatcttattgtcgtaaatttcagagcaatctatactcttcgaagtgcagaagacgccacGAACACGCACAATCTCTACTAACTGCAACGATGGGGCTTGTCGATGTGGCCAAAttgaaatgcgccaagcgtctcaaagcgtctcatgcccgcaataaattcataagggcgtttcacatcgcttgtcgatacatgcgtccgtggcttaatcaCGTACCTGGAAGTACTTTTGGATGGGTATCGTGAGAACCAGTCACTCTGGCTCGAAAAAAAAACGGATGAAATGTGCGAagtggcttggtacccagcaatgCTTAATCGATCTGCCGTATTTGTTTGACAATAATGCGTTTAGGCTAACCCCTAACGGGGGTTCACATTGCGATTTCACGTGTAGAGCCTTGAGTATGCTTAATGAATAtgtgtatatgacagtgttttcaagtttgtcagcgatgatcttttgaactaccgtccatattgcgtatacttcggctgtgtagacagaggcatgctggGGTAGTttaatacttgtttcccaattttctgttacggctcCCACacccatgtgttttttttttgttgttttagagccatcagtacaAAATTTCATGTAATTCTCATACTTGTCATGAGGAGCGCGGAATTCTtttataatgtgttcgtgtggtgtgtctcttttctttaaatgtgttattGTCCAGTCGCATAACGGTGTGAAATCACACCAAGGGGGcaaacgttctggctttctggcaacctggaggaatTCCCGAGGTATGTCATATTCCCGACAATATTCCTCGTATCGCAGGATAAGcagcctaatcatgttcggtttgtttgtatagtgtaagcgtgagttgcactgtgtgacaatgttgaggcatatgtgttgtggtgaggactgaattctgagtacgtaagaaaaagttagtaccagtctgcgctgctgtaaaggaggttcattgtaatgaacctcctttacagcaaCACATAGACCTCCTTTACAGTCAACATATAAACtgtggacaggcgatgttctgtaagcaccacttgccagtcgtagtccaaggttatgaactggatcaaatcgtcggatgtaggactgtctggctgaaccCTATATGATGGTaccatagtctaatatgctacgcaccaaagtacggtagatgcgtagcacgcatttacggtcagagccccagcgcttccgGGACAGGACTTTGAGGATGTTAAGTGCATTTTTCGCTTTAATTTTGAGGCTGTTTATGTGCGCGAAAAAGTctaactttttatcaaacagaacacccaggaacttgtgttcttgttttaccggtaGCGTGGCTCCCTGtagtttaaggatgggatctggttgcagccctcttttttgtgtaaacacaacactaatagttttttcgCTTGAGAAGCGAAAACCGTTTTCAGGCGCCCACTGCGTCagtttgtttaatgtaatttgaatttgccgtTCACAGGTTGCCAGGTTGgatgcacgacacgcaatttgtagatcatTCACATATAATGAATGCATTACAGATGAAGGAATTACATTATTGACCGGGTTCATTTTCACCATAAGCAATGTTGAGCTTAATACGCATCCCTGTGGCACACTATTTTGCTTAAGGAATACACgtgacagcaccgttcctaaacacACTTGGAATGTTCagtccgacatgaaatcggctagacatttgagcattctaccgcagattcctaaatctgctaatTCCCTTGAAATATCGAACATCCATATTGTGTCCTATGCCTTTTCTAgatcaatgaaaacagtgagacaatattgcttgtgtagaaaggccgcacttTTCTCTTTATCTAGGCGGACTaggtgatccattgtagagcaacctttcttgtgcccacactgatggttatctagcaggTTCTCCGTTTCGAGGAtgtatgtcaatcttatgtttaTAATGGTTTCATAAGACTTTGAAAGACAACTTGAGTGCTATAGGTATgtagctggttgctgttgtgggaggttttcctGTTTAGGGATTatgatggctttcttccactcaCTCGGCATTTTTCCCATTTCCCAGATTATATTAAAAAAGggaagcaaggtttcaactgcatTAGGAGACAGACGAACGAGAATTGCATAATGTACTCTGTCCGAaccaggtgctgttttttttttttgtcttttgaaaGCGTTAACTAAGTGTGAAAACGTCAACCAAGTCTTAAAACGTC encodes:
- the LOC140214182 gene encoding uncharacterized protein; protein product: MSAGRPPEFADAEGTWPTYRVRLEAYFEAHSIVDPTKKRALLIASLTDSAVRVVQGRCQPKKVNELSYEEVVGYLEDHYAPEVNEIAASYAFFMRSQQDGEAAQDFIADIRRLDEKCNFGTSLERMLRDRIVCAVLDEDVRRHLLTRRKLTLKEAEDFAVSAQRAVENARSMNSAHSEVHFARQKSHSSKRRPKPEQRDVCGRCGESHAEDECKHLRAVCHRCGK